A DNA window from Chitinivorax sp. B contains the following coding sequences:
- a CDS encoding GAF domain-containing protein translates to MPDNAQILQQLTALSNFIDSEGSLDDRLYELAELAAKMLSADYCSLMLLSHADIGDVQLKLVASYGPLHQDAMDVSVRKGEGIAGHVLETGRSLLIADIEQSPFADYAKRCDDPRKSMISSPIILNSDIIGVINISGNRHKRPFNIDDQHLLDIAALFIGKAIQVIQLQNVLNSRFAQLALLQRQTEGNSPFAFNATQNPDQLARILAKTFYRELTRAGFNPNQIISTATEIIHQLNDNIAKHKKRLDRRE, encoded by the coding sequence ATGCCAGACAACGCCCAGATCCTGCAACAACTGACTGCCCTCTCCAATTTCATTGACAGCGAGGGTAGCTTGGATGACCGGCTATACGAACTTGCTGAATTGGCTGCAAAAATGTTGTCTGCGGATTATTGCTCTTTGATGCTATTAAGCCATGCTGACATTGGAGATGTCCAGCTCAAGTTGGTCGCCAGCTATGGCCCTTTGCATCAAGATGCAATGGACGTTTCCGTACGTAAGGGCGAAGGAATCGCCGGCCATGTACTGGAAACCGGTCGGTCGCTCCTGATCGCGGACATTGAACAATCGCCCTTTGCAGACTATGCCAAACGATGTGATGACCCTCGGAAATCGATGATCTCCTCACCGATCATCCTCAACAGTGACATCATTGGCGTTATCAATATCAGCGGCAATCGCCACAAACGACCGTTCAATATCGATGACCAGCACCTATTGGATATTGCCGCACTGTTCATTGGCAAAGCCATTCAAGTCATCCAATTGCAGAATGTTCTGAATTCACGCTTTGCACAACTCGCCTTGCTGCAACGCCAAACAGAAGGCAACTCTCCCTTTGCATTCAACGCAACACAAAACCCGGACCAGCTAGCACGCATTCTGGCCAAGACCTTCTACCGAGAACTTACCCGTGCTGGGTTCAATCCCAATCAAATCATCAGTACTGCCACCGAAATCATCCATCAGCTCAATGACAATATTGCCAAGCACAAAAAACGGTTGGATCGTCGAGAGTAA
- the iscA gene encoding iron-sulfur cluster assembly protein IscA, translated as MAITLSERAAKHVSNFLAKRGKGVGIRLGVRTSGCSGMAYKLEFVDEVVDSDLTFESHGVTVITDAKSLPYLDGTELDFVREGLNEGFKFNNPNVKNECGCGESFNV; from the coding sequence ATGGCTATTACATTATCAGAACGCGCCGCCAAACATGTATCGAATTTTCTGGCCAAACGGGGCAAAGGGGTCGGCATCCGTCTGGGTGTACGTACTTCGGGCTGCTCCGGTATGGCTTACAAACTGGAATTCGTTGATGAAGTGGTCGACAGCGACCTGACATTCGAAAGCCATGGTGTAACAGTCATCACTGATGCCAAAAGCTTGCCATATCTTGATGGTACAGAGCTGGACTTTGTGCGCGAAGGGCTGAACGAAGGCTTCAAGTTCAACAACCCAAACGTCAAGAACGAGTGCGGCTGCGGGGAAAGTTTCAACGTCTGA
- the hscA gene encoding Fe-S protein assembly chaperone HscA — protein MALLQISEPGLSTAPHQHRLAVGIDLGTTNSLVATVRSGAATVLDDEQGRPLLPSVVHYRADQHVDVGFAAQARQNDDPHSTIVSVKRFMGRGLRDIEGHENLPYKFVDAPGMVQLRTTAGIKSPVEVSAEILKRLKERAEKSLGGELTGAVITVPAYFDDAQRQATKDAAKLAGLEVLRLLNEPTAAAVAYGLDNNSEGTYVVYDLGGGTFDVSVLKLTLGVFEVLSTSGDSALGGDDFDHRVYCWALQQAGVTLPSARDTRLLLTKSRSAKEALTDHGVADITAILSDGSVVNQTITSEIFTDISRTLVNKTLIPVRKALRDAKLTIDDIDGVVMVGGATRMPQIRRAVADFFGKEPLTNLDPDKVVALGAAIQANVLAGNKAQDDWLLLDVIPLSLGLETMGELVEKIIPRNSTIPIARAQEFTTYKDGQTAMAIHVLQGERELVSDCRSLARFELRGIPPMVAGAARIRVTFQVDADGLLSVSARELSTGVEASIAVKPSYGLGDDDIARMLQESMQHASEDMGARNLREAQVEAQALIDATDTALAQDSRLLDETERTTVQASIDTLRQALHTADASTIRQLTDALNHATADFAARRMDAKIRQALAGQNITSLE, from the coding sequence ATGGCTCTCCTGCAGATTTCCGAACCCGGACTTTCCACCGCCCCTCATCAGCATCGGCTGGCTGTTGGTATTGACCTCGGCACCACCAATTCGCTGGTGGCCACCGTGCGCTCCGGCGCTGCTACCGTATTGGATGACGAGCAAGGCCGCCCATTGTTACCGTCTGTGGTGCATTACCGTGCAGATCAGCATGTGGATGTTGGTTTTGCCGCGCAAGCCCGCCAGAATGACGACCCGCACAGCACCATCGTCTCCGTGAAACGATTCATGGGGCGCGGTCTGCGCGATATCGAAGGCCACGAGAATCTGCCTTACAAGTTTGTCGATGCACCTGGTATGGTCCAATTGCGTACCACGGCTGGCATCAAAAGCCCGGTGGAAGTCTCCGCAGAAATTCTCAAACGCTTGAAAGAACGTGCCGAGAAGAGCTTGGGTGGAGAATTGACGGGCGCGGTGATCACGGTGCCCGCCTATTTTGACGATGCACAACGCCAAGCCACCAAAGATGCAGCCAAACTAGCCGGCCTGGAAGTGCTGCGTCTGCTGAATGAACCGACCGCTGCCGCAGTGGCTTATGGCTTGGACAACAACAGCGAAGGCACCTATGTAGTGTATGACTTGGGGGGGGGCACATTTGACGTATCCGTCCTCAAACTTACGCTGGGGGTGTTTGAGGTACTTTCCACCAGTGGCGATTCTGCACTCGGCGGGGATGACTTTGATCATCGCGTGTACTGCTGGGCCTTGCAACAGGCTGGCGTTACCCTGCCCTCTGCCCGTGATACCCGCTTGCTGCTGACCAAATCCCGCTCAGCCAAAGAAGCACTCACAGATCACGGCGTGGCCGACATCACCGCCATTCTATCTGACGGCAGTGTAGTCAATCAGACGATCACCAGTGAAATCTTCACCGACATCAGCCGCACGCTGGTCAACAAAACGCTGATTCCCGTTCGCAAAGCGTTGCGCGACGCCAAACTGACCATTGATGACATTGATGGCGTTGTCATGGTTGGCGGAGCCACCCGCATGCCCCAGATTCGCCGAGCCGTTGCCGATTTCTTTGGCAAGGAACCTTTGACCAATCTGGACCCAGACAAGGTCGTCGCACTGGGCGCCGCCATTCAAGCCAACGTGCTGGCGGGCAACAAGGCACAGGATGACTGGTTGCTGCTAGATGTGATTCCGCTCTCGTTGGGATTGGAAACCATGGGCGAGCTGGTGGAAAAAATCATTCCGCGCAATTCAACCATTCCAATTGCCCGTGCGCAGGAATTCACGACATACAAAGATGGCCAGACAGCGATGGCGATCCACGTATTGCAAGGCGAACGGGAGTTGGTAAGCGATTGCCGTTCGCTGGCGCGTTTTGAGCTGCGTGGCATCCCTCCGATGGTTGCAGGTGCCGCCCGCATCCGCGTGACTTTTCAGGTCGATGCAGATGGTCTGCTGTCGGTTTCTGCCCGAGAACTCAGTACCGGCGTGGAAGCCAGCATTGCGGTGAAACCCTCTTACGGTCTGGGTGACGATGACATCGCCCGCATGCTGCAGGAATCCATGCAGCATGCCAGCGAGGATATGGGCGCACGCAACCTGCGGGAAGCGCAAGTTGAAGCCCAGGCCTTGATTGATGCAACCGATACTGCGTTGGCGCAGGATAGCAGGTTACTGGACGAGACCGAGCGTACCACGGTCCAAGCCAGTATAGACACACTGCGTCAGGCCTTGCATACGGCCGATGCTTCAACCATCCGTCAATTGACCGATGCCCTCAACCATGCCACTGCCGATTTCGCCGCCCGCCGCATGGATGCCAAGATTCGCCAAGCCCTGGCCGGGCAAAACATTACCAGTTTGGAGTAA
- the iscU gene encoding Fe-S cluster assembly scaffold IscU → MSYSDKVIDHYENPRNVGSFDKGDGSVGTGMVGAPACGDVMKLQIKVNEQGVIEDAKFKTYGCGSAIASSSLITEWVKGKTLDQAMDIKNTQIAEELALPPVKIHCSILAEDAIKAAVADYKAKHTA, encoded by the coding sequence ATGTCTTATAGCGACAAGGTGATTGATCACTACGAAAACCCTCGAAACGTGGGTTCATTTGACAAGGGCGATGGATCGGTAGGCACCGGAATGGTTGGTGCACCGGCCTGTGGCGACGTGATGAAGTTGCAGATCAAGGTAAACGAACAAGGCGTGATTGAGGATGCCAAATTCAAAACCTATGGCTGTGGTTCGGCAATTGCTTCTTCATCACTGATCACCGAATGGGTCAAGGGCAAGACACTGGATCAGGCCATGGATATCAAGAACACCCAGATTGCCGAAGAGTTGGCATTGCCACCGGTGAAAATTCACTGCTCAATCCTGGCAGAAGATGCCATCAAGGCCGCTGTTGCAGATTACAAAGCCAAGCATACCGCCTGA
- the mnmC gene encoding bifunctional tRNA (5-methylaminomethyl-2-thiouridine)(34)-methyltransferase MnmD/FAD-dependent 5-carboxymethylaminomethyl-2-thiouridine(34) oxidoreductase MnmC, whose protein sequence is MPVYTYTPTWVPNQANTSSDRFMSTPIQPAELAFTEAGIPFSSAFDDIYHSDDGGVGQARHVFMGGNDLPARWRNKSRFVILETGFGLGLNFLTTWQAWRADTARCDTLHFISLEKYPFSADDLRTLHQQWPDFTDMANELQQQWPLLAPGTHRLHLEGGRVCLTLIFGDALDALPKLVAEVDAFYLDGFAPLKNPALWSPPLFKQVARLAAPEATAATYTVAAIVREGIQSVGFRWEKRPGFGKKRNMLSARYQNPRPSHLQIPVTQRAIVLGAGLAGTSVTERLTARGWHITLIDRRSGPAQECSGNPVGALLPLMSLDDNRQSRLSRASLLYAWRHLRHISPGQVDWWQCNGVLHQASDETDFQHQAQVVDTLALPAEFVHMVNREEAKQCVGRPVTIGGWWFGQAGWANPGSICQANLDKAGPLLTTRFNTEVKQIVYDDKLHEWRCLDRTGQLIASAPMLILANAGYAHLFTPSQHLPLSQAWRQLTCIPATQTPTLNHVVCGDGYITPAWRGIRAIGASTASGPAQPDVAGHHANLGLAERLLPGFTQGLQAALQAGRVSYRPATPDRLPIVGPIADASAFNPRKHHRPQLVPRQAGLFALLGLGARGLTWSALMAELLASQIHAEPLPLERDLVDAVDPARFLLRAQIKPTDD, encoded by the coding sequence ATGCCGGTTTATACCTATACACCGACCTGGGTGCCGAACCAGGCCAATACCAGTAGCGACCGTTTCATGTCGACACCTATTCAGCCCGCCGAGCTCGCTTTCACCGAAGCAGGTATTCCCTTCTCCTCAGCCTTTGATGACATCTATCACTCCGATGATGGCGGTGTAGGCCAGGCGCGACACGTGTTCATGGGCGGTAACGATCTGCCAGCACGCTGGCGGAACAAATCGCGATTCGTAATCCTGGAAACCGGCTTTGGCCTGGGGCTGAACTTTCTTACCACGTGGCAGGCCTGGCGGGCTGACACTGCACGGTGTGACACACTGCATTTCATCTCGCTGGAAAAGTATCCGTTTTCGGCGGATGACTTACGGACACTCCATCAGCAATGGCCGGACTTTACCGACATGGCCAATGAGCTGCAGCAACAATGGCCCCTGTTGGCACCCGGTACACACCGCTTGCACCTGGAGGGTGGCCGAGTCTGCCTGACGCTGATCTTTGGTGATGCGTTGGATGCATTGCCAAAGCTGGTCGCCGAAGTGGATGCATTCTATCTGGATGGATTTGCACCCTTGAAAAACCCGGCGCTCTGGTCGCCCCCCCTATTCAAACAAGTTGCGCGCTTGGCCGCACCTGAAGCCACGGCTGCAACCTATACGGTCGCGGCAATCGTGCGCGAAGGCATACAATCTGTGGGTTTTCGTTGGGAGAAACGACCCGGCTTCGGTAAAAAGCGCAACATGCTGAGCGCTCGTTACCAGAACCCACGTCCAAGCCATCTGCAAATCCCCGTTACCCAGCGTGCAATTGTCTTGGGTGCTGGCCTAGCCGGTACCAGCGTAACTGAACGACTGACCGCACGCGGCTGGCACATCACCTTGATCGATCGGCGCAGCGGGCCCGCACAGGAATGTTCCGGCAACCCCGTGGGTGCGCTATTGCCATTGATGTCATTGGATGACAATCGCCAATCGCGCCTGAGCCGGGCCAGTTTGTTATATGCATGGCGTCACCTACGCCATATCAGTCCAGGTCAAGTGGACTGGTGGCAATGTAATGGTGTATTGCACCAGGCCAGTGACGAGACTGATTTTCAGCATCAGGCTCAGGTGGTTGATACCCTGGCACTGCCAGCCGAGTTTGTACACATGGTCAATCGCGAAGAAGCCAAGCAATGCGTTGGTCGCCCTGTGACTATTGGTGGATGGTGGTTCGGCCAAGCAGGTTGGGCCAATCCCGGTTCAATCTGCCAAGCCAATCTCGACAAGGCTGGGCCGCTGCTAACAACCCGTTTTAATACCGAGGTTAAACAGATTGTCTACGATGACAAGTTGCACGAATGGCGCTGCCTAGATCGCACGGGCCAGCTAATCGCCAGCGCTCCCATGCTGATTTTGGCCAACGCCGGTTATGCCCATTTGTTCACTCCCAGTCAGCATCTGCCATTAAGTCAGGCCTGGCGACAGTTGACCTGTATTCCTGCGACACAAACACCAACACTCAATCATGTAGTATGTGGCGATGGCTATATCACCCCGGCCTGGCGCGGCATTCGTGCGATAGGTGCCAGTACCGCCAGCGGCCCAGCCCAACCAGATGTAGCTGGCCACCACGCCAATCTGGGCCTTGCAGAAAGGCTCTTACCAGGATTCACACAAGGCCTGCAAGCTGCCTTGCAAGCCGGCCGAGTCAGTTACCGTCCGGCCACGCCTGATCGCTTGCCCATCGTTGGCCCTATTGCCGATGCTTCAGCCTTCAACCCGCGTAAGCACCATCGACCACAACTAGTACCGCGGCAAGCTGGCTTGTTTGCCCTACTGGGGTTAGGTGCCCGGGGATTGACCTGGTCCGCGCTGATGGCAGAGCTGCTGGCCAGCCAGATTCATGCTGAACCGTTACCACTTGAACGTGATTTGGTCGATGCCGTTGACCCAGCACGCTTTTTACTAAGGGCGCAAATCAAACCGACTGACGATTGA
- a CDS encoding YbaK/EbsC family protein, with protein MADSPSQARVRQALDAQGLATDIVEFDTHTRTSHQAAVAIGCDVAQIAKSLVFRCQHSGQALLVIASGANRICERKLASLIGEPIGKADADFVRSQTGFAIGGVAPFGHITPIRIVIDQDILHFDAMWAAAGTPNSVFRIRPKDLVSASGGTLADVRLD; from the coding sequence ATGGCCGACAGTCCAAGCCAGGCTCGTGTGCGCCAAGCCTTGGATGCTCAGGGGCTGGCCACTGACATCGTCGAATTCGATACCCATACCCGAACGTCGCACCAGGCGGCAGTGGCCATTGGTTGCGATGTGGCACAGATTGCCAAATCTCTGGTCTTCCGATGTCAGCACAGTGGACAAGCGTTACTGGTGATCGCCAGTGGTGCCAATCGCATTTGCGAACGCAAGCTGGCAAGCCTGATCGGTGAACCCATTGGCAAAGCCGATGCCGACTTTGTTCGCAGCCAAACTGGCTTTGCCATTGGTGGTGTCGCCCCATTTGGCCATATCACCCCAATCCGCATTGTGATCGATCAGGACATTCTGCACTTTGATGCAATGTGGGCAGCGGCAGGCACACCCAACAGTGTGTTCCGTATCCGACCGAAGGATTTGGTGAGCGCCAGTGGCGGCACCTTGGCCGATGTTCGTCTAGATTGA
- the hscB gene encoding Fe-S protein assembly co-chaperone HscB, with the protein MSIDFRQNHFELFGLPVRFELDLSALEQAYRRVQSEVHPDRYAHLSDAEKRRSLQWATQTNEAYQTLRKPLSRARYLLHLAGVDTQEETNTAMPSEFLMAQMEWREAIMEAKFSQNVAELEQLSRRLRHEVNDLHHTLHTLLDEEGRTDLAATTVRKLRFMEKLDEEIGNAIDATLS; encoded by the coding sequence ATGAGCATCGATTTCAGACAAAACCACTTCGAACTGTTCGGCTTGCCAGTGCGCTTCGAACTGGATTTGAGCGCCCTTGAACAAGCTTATCGCCGCGTTCAATCAGAGGTTCATCCGGATCGCTATGCTCATCTGAGTGATGCCGAAAAGCGTCGGTCACTGCAATGGGCAACCCAAACCAACGAGGCTTACCAAACACTACGCAAACCGCTGAGCAGAGCCCGTTACTTATTGCACCTGGCGGGGGTGGATACCCAGGAAGAAACCAACACGGCGATGCCTTCCGAATTTCTGATGGCACAGATGGAATGGCGTGAGGCCATTATGGAAGCCAAGTTCAGCCAGAACGTGGCGGAGCTGGAACAGCTCTCCCGCCGCCTGCGCCATGAAGTGAATGATCTGCACCACACGCTGCACACATTGCTGGATGAAGAAGGCCGTACCGATCTGGCGGCCACCACAGTTCGCAAACTCAGGTTCATGGAAAAACTGGATGAAGAAATCGGCAATGCGATTGATGCAACCCTTTCCTGA
- the iscX gene encoding Fe-S cluster assembly protein IscX — translation MKWTDSRVIAIELSEAHPDIDPKNIRFTDLFNWVVALPDFNDDPKHCGEKILEAIQMAWIDEAE, via the coding sequence ATGAAATGGACTGACTCTCGCGTGATCGCAATTGAGCTGAGCGAAGCTCACCCTGATATTGATCCCAAAAACATTCGCTTCACTGACTTGTTCAACTGGGTTGTCGCCCTACCAGACTTCAACGACGACCCGAAACATTGTGGTGAAAAGATACTGGAAGCCATTCAAATGGCCTGGATCGACGAAGCAGAATAG
- the fdx gene encoding ISC system 2Fe-2S type ferredoxin, giving the protein MTQIVVLPHHEVCPDGAVIEAEPGTSICDALLEHDIEIDHACGQVCACTTCHVVIREGFGSLNDPDEDEEDMLDRAWGLEPTSRLSCQAKVGNIPLVVEIPKYSLNHAKENH; this is encoded by the coding sequence ATGACCCAGATCGTCGTTCTGCCGCACCATGAAGTCTGTCCTGATGGTGCTGTGATTGAGGCAGAGCCCGGTACCAGTATTTGTGATGCATTGCTGGAGCACGATATTGAAATCGACCATGCCTGTGGCCAGGTGTGTGCCTGCACCACCTGTCACGTGGTGATCCGCGAGGGCTTCGGTTCGCTCAACGATCCGGATGAAGATGAAGAAGACATGCTGGACCGAGCTTGGGGCCTGGAACCCACATCGCGTCTGTCCTGTCAGGCCAAGGTTGGTAACATCCCGCTAGTTGTCGAGATTCCCAAGTATTCACTGAATCACGCCAAGGAAAACCACTGA
- a CDS encoding alanine--glyoxylate aminotransferase family protein, producing the protein MTSRFLPEQEIRPFSPPERLLLGPGPSNVPRRVLDALARPTIGYLDPAFVTMMDELKSLMRYAFQTHNALTFPVSGPGSAGMEMCFVNLVSPGDKVIVCRNGVFGGRMVENVERCGGIAVTVDDRWGEPVDPNKLREALKANPDARVVAFVHAETSTGAFSDAQTLCKIAQDAGCLTIVDCVTSLGGIPVQVDEWGADAVYSGSQKCLSCAPGLSPITFSDRVVERVKNRSRKAQSWFLDLDLLLGYWGATTRTYHHTAPNNGLYALHESFLMLREEGLQQAWARHRHHHNMLRTGLEAMGIQFLVKESARLPQLNAILIPEGVDDKATRTRLLSEFSIEIGAGLGELAGKVWRIGLMGYSSRADNVLQLLSVLERVLADAGHPITPNTALDAAQSV; encoded by the coding sequence ATGACTTCACGTTTTCTGCCCGAGCAGGAGATTCGCCCATTCAGCCCACCAGAGCGCCTGCTGCTGGGCCCAGGCCCGTCCAACGTGCCGCGACGGGTACTGGATGCATTGGCCCGCCCGACCATCGGCTATCTCGACCCGGCGTTCGTCACCATGATGGACGAACTCAAAAGCCTGATGCGCTATGCGTTCCAGACCCACAATGCGCTGACCTTTCCGGTATCCGGCCCGGGTTCCGCCGGGATGGAAATGTGTTTTGTGAACCTGGTCAGCCCAGGTGACAAAGTGATTGTGTGCCGAAATGGCGTATTCGGCGGCCGAATGGTGGAAAATGTCGAACGCTGTGGCGGTATTGCCGTGACAGTGGACGACCGCTGGGGAGAACCCGTGGACCCGAACAAGCTGCGTGAGGCATTAAAGGCCAATCCAGATGCCAGGGTCGTCGCCTTCGTCCATGCCGAAACTTCAACAGGCGCTTTTTCAGATGCCCAAACCCTGTGCAAAATTGCACAAGATGCGGGTTGCCTGACCATTGTGGATTGCGTGACCTCACTAGGTGGCATTCCAGTTCAAGTAGATGAATGGGGTGCCGATGCAGTGTATTCTGGAAGCCAGAAATGCCTGTCCTGCGCACCTGGGCTTTCACCGATCACCTTCTCAGATCGGGTGGTGGAACGCGTGAAAAACCGCAGCCGCAAGGCGCAAAGCTGGTTTCTCGATCTCGACCTGCTGCTCGGCTACTGGGGTGCCACTACGCGCACCTACCACCATACTGCGCCCAATAATGGCTTGTATGCGTTACACGAATCGTTCTTGATGTTGCGAGAGGAAGGTTTGCAACAAGCCTGGGCACGCCACCGTCATCACCACAACATGCTGCGCACTGGGTTGGAAGCCATGGGCATTCAGTTCCTGGTCAAGGAATCAGCCCGCCTGCCACAGCTCAATGCCATCCTGATCCCTGAAGGTGTGGATGACAAAGCAACCCGCACCAGACTGCTGAGCGAGTTCAGCATCGAGATTGGTGCAGGCCTAGGGGAGCTGGCCGGAAAAGTATGGCGGATTGGTTTGATGGGCTATTCCAGCCGGGCAGACAATGTGTTGCAGTTATTGTCGGTGCTGGAACGGGTTCTAGCTGATGCCGGCCACCCGATTACACCCAATACAGCGCTAGATGCCGCCCAGTCAGTGTGA
- the iscR gene encoding Fe-S cluster assembly transcriptional regulator IscR, producing the protein MRLTTKGRFAVTAMLDLALRQGNGPVTLAGIADRQRISLSYLEQLFGKLRRRQLVESVRGPGGGYCLAKPPQDISVAEIIQAVDEPIDATQCGGKENCLEEHRCMTHDLWASLNVTIFEYLASVSLGQLVESQRAKEHACDVAVLQDKRVTGNKPTAGASV; encoded by the coding sequence ATGCGCCTCACCACCAAAGGCCGCTTCGCCGTTACCGCCATGCTCGATCTGGCGTTACGCCAGGGTAATGGCCCCGTGACGCTGGCAGGCATTGCCGACCGGCAGCGCATCTCGCTGTCTTATCTTGAGCAATTGTTTGGCAAGCTGCGCCGCCGCCAACTGGTAGAGAGCGTACGTGGGCCCGGTGGTGGCTATTGCCTGGCCAAACCACCTCAGGACATTTCAGTTGCCGAGATAATCCAGGCAGTGGATGAGCCAATTGACGCCACTCAATGTGGTGGCAAGGAAAACTGTCTGGAAGAGCATCGATGCATGACCCACGATTTGTGGGCAAGCTTGAATGTCACGATTTTCGAATATTTGGCGTCGGTATCACTGGGCCAGCTGGTAGAAAGCCAGCGAGCCAAGGAACACGCCTGTGATGTCGCCGTCCTGCAAGATAAACGCGTAACCGGCAACAAGCCGACCGCGGGTGCTTCGGTCTGA
- a CDS encoding IscS subfamily cysteine desulfurase, with the protein MTKLPIYLDYSATTPVDPRVAQKMIPYLTELFGNPASRSHSFGWEAEKAVEEAREQVAALVNCDPKEIVWTSGATESDNLALKGAAHFYQTKGKHIITIKTEHKAVLDPCRELEREGFEVTYMAPEENGLLDLGKLRDEIRPDTIVISVMMVNNEIGVVQPIAEIGELCREKGIIFHVDAAQATGKVEIDLSKLKVDLMSFSAHKTYGPKGIGALYVRRKPRVRLEAQMHGGGHERGMRSGTLATHQIVGMGEAFRIAKADMAAENERIRTLRDRLWQGLQSIEEVYLNGDMEQRVPHNLNVSFNFVEGESLIMAIKDLAVSSGSACTSASLEPSYVLRALGRNDELAHSSIRFSIGRFTTEEDIDFTINLLRQKIGKLREMSPLWEMYKDGIDLNTVQWAAH; encoded by the coding sequence ATGACCAAACTCCCGATCTACCTGGATTATTCGGCTACCACGCCTGTTGATCCACGGGTCGCGCAGAAAATGATTCCCTATCTGACCGAACTCTTCGGCAACCCCGCATCCCGTTCGCACAGCTTCGGCTGGGAGGCGGAAAAAGCCGTGGAAGAAGCGCGTGAACAGGTAGCTGCATTGGTCAATTGCGATCCAAAGGAAATCGTCTGGACATCCGGTGCGACCGAGTCCGACAACCTGGCTCTAAAAGGCGCTGCGCACTTTTATCAGACCAAGGGTAAACACATCATCACCATCAAGACTGAACACAAAGCAGTGTTAGACCCTTGCCGTGAACTGGAGCGCGAAGGCTTTGAGGTGACCTATATGGCACCTGAAGAGAATGGTTTGTTGGATCTTGGGAAACTGCGTGACGAGATCCGCCCGGATACCATCGTGATCTCGGTGATGATGGTCAACAACGAGATTGGCGTAGTTCAACCCATTGCCGAGATTGGTGAGCTATGCCGTGAAAAAGGCATTATTTTCCATGTGGATGCAGCCCAGGCTACCGGTAAGGTAGAAATCGATCTATCCAAGCTGAAGGTCGATCTGATGAGTTTTTCGGCCCACAAGACTTATGGGCCGAAAGGTATTGGTGCATTGTATGTGCGCCGAAAGCCACGTGTGCGTCTGGAGGCGCAGATGCATGGTGGTGGTCACGAGCGTGGTATGCGTTCCGGCACCCTGGCGACTCACCAGATTGTCGGTATGGGGGAAGCCTTCCGTATCGCCAAAGCAGACATGGCGGCAGAAAACGAACGCATCCGCACGTTGCGTGATCGCTTGTGGCAAGGTCTGCAAAGCATTGAAGAAGTCTATTTGAATGGCGACATGGAACAGCGCGTGCCGCATAACCTGAACGTCAGCTTCAACTTTGTTGAAGGTGAATCCTTGATCATGGCGATCAAGGATCTGGCGGTATCAAGTGGTTCAGCCTGTACTTCCGCCAGTCTTGAGCCCTCCTATGTGTTGCGAGCCCTAGGCCGTAACGATGAATTGGCACACAGCTCGATCCGTTTCTCGATCGGCCGCTTCACTACAGAGGAAGACATCGACTTCACCATCAACCTGCTCCGACAGAAAATTGGCAAGCTGCGTGAGATGTCACCCTTGTGGGAGATGTATAAAGACGGTATCGATCTGAATACCGTTCAGTGGGCAGCACATTGA